One part of the Rattus rattus isolate New Zealand chromosome 14, Rrattus_CSIRO_v1, whole genome shotgun sequence genome encodes these proteins:
- the LOC116883465 gene encoding NADH dehydrogenase [ubiquinone] 1 beta subcomplex subunit 3-like translates to MAAGHGHEHGHGHGKMELPDYRQWKIEGTPLEAMQKKFAAQGLRDPWAHNEAWRYMGGFASNVIFTSIIVKGFKWGFAVFVVALGAEYFLTSQNEGKKHH, encoded by the coding sequence ATGGCTGCTGGACATGGTCACGAACATGGACATGGTCATGGTAAAATGGAACTTCCAGATTACAGACAGTGGAAAATTGAAGGGACGCCATTAGAAGCGATGCAGAAGAAGTTTGCTGCACAAGGGCTGAGGGATCCATGGGCTCACAATGAGGCTTGGAGATATATGGGCGGCTTTGCAAGCAATGTTATCTTCACGAGCATAATAGTAAAAGGATTCAAATGGGGGTTTGCTGTGTTTGTGGTAGCTTTAGGGGCTGAATATTTCCTGACTTCCCAGAATGAGGGTAAGAAGCATCACTGA